CCCTTACAAATacaaataataatttttaaaaataaaacaaattcgcATTCTTCACCAAATTGAATTACATCTTAAAACGATACATGAATACTACAAACTATAAACTCGATATAAATAATTCGATACTAGTCTATGTTACGAGCTCACATTTCTCGGTCGCCGAAGTGGGGGAGTCATGTCAGTTACTCTAATGTATGGTGCCTGCTGCATCTTCATCTCGGGTTTTATCAACGATGATTCTAGTTGGTTTAAGGCATCCTCTTAATGAGTCGTGACCAAGTTGTGCTCTTTCATTGTCTCCAAATCCATAAACAAGACCTGTTTTGGTGACTGCAACTGAGTGATAAAGCCCCGTGCTTATTTGAGAAATGCGTTCACCTCTTAGGCTGTTTAGCATTTCGGGCTTCATGACTTTGTCTGACGCACCCTTGTCAGTAAACCCTAAACTCCCAAAGCCCATCCATCCGAACCCAAAAACAGAGCCATCATCCACAAGAACAAAGGTCTTCCTTTTCCTTGCACATACCTACACATAAACCAAAGATCATTCAGGAACGGTGTAATTCAGCTTACATAGTGGGTAGACTCAGAATAAATAGAACGACAACTCTTCACAGAAAAGACGAGTAATAGATGGAGAGGTAAGAAGTCTCTTCATCAAGTATATCAATTTCAACTGAGAACACAAAGGAGAAGAAATAAATAGGTTATACCTGTACCGCTAAATGGCCCTTCATGCCATTTAACTGTGTTGGAGTAGTCTTGTCAATCTCGTCTCCCTGGCCTAGCGCACCACAATAGCCTTTGCCCCATGTATATACCTAGGTAAACAATTTTCAAACAGAATAATGACATGTTAGTATGACTTAAAAATACACCCAAATCATGCACGTCGAGTTATTAACAAGCTCCTTTTAAGAGTTAAGGAGACTTACAAAGCCATTGGAATCAAGTGCTATTGCGTGCTCATCTCCAGCAGAGACACGAACCACATGGATATTCTTCCTCTTGAATGATTGGATGACTCGTGGTAGCGACTCGTTATGTTGCTCACCAAGGCCAAGACAGAAATTGGACCCAGAACCGAAGGAGTATACTGTTCCATCATTCATTACTGCTAAGGTATAACTAGGTCCTGAAGCAATCTGAACTACGCTGCCAACACTTTCAAGTAGTCCAACAATTTTAGGAGTGGGCTTGTCTACAGAATCACCATGCCCAAGCTGTCCATGAGTGTTAATCCCGCATGTATATACATGACCTTGATTTGTGAGGAAGGCAGTAAAACTCAGTCCTGTGGCAACCTAAAGAATAGTAATTCAGATGCGG
This is a stretch of genomic DNA from Papaver somniferum cultivar HN1 chromosome 1, ASM357369v1, whole genome shotgun sequence. It encodes these proteins:
- the LOC113306499 gene encoding ultraviolet-B receptor UVR8-like, with amino-acid sequence MAADRARLVSIEELPSHLVLDILTSGRLNASDLACLEQTSRMFRGNHGFSPQNFGSLVDFAAFQLCSSHTIFCSLHLNAQKELFDRCRGNWKRVLRFLQAVEQSSDIVETSAGNMQITTGRYHTLLISDSSVYSCGSSLCGVLGQGPDITQCVAFSRINFPTTSRVLHVSASHNHAAFVMHSGEVFTCGDNSSYCCGHGEVGRAIFRPRLVEALKGVSCKQVATGLSFTAFLTNQGHVYTCGINTHGQLGHGDSVDKPTPKIVGLLESVGSVVQIASGPSYTLAVMNDGTVYSFGSGSNFCLGLGEQHNESLPRVIQSFKRKNIHVVRVSAGDEHAIALDSNGFVYTWGKGYCGALGQGDEIDKTTPTQLNGMKGHLAVQVCARKRKTFVLVDDGSVFGFGWMGFGSLGFTDKGASDKVMKPEMLNSLRGERISQISTGLYHSVAVTKTGLVYGFGDNERAQLGHDSLRGCLKPTRIIVDKTRDEDAAGTIH